From Carettochelys insculpta isolate YL-2023 chromosome 8, ASM3395843v1, whole genome shotgun sequence, a single genomic window includes:
- the SLC19A1 gene encoding reduced folate transporter, with the protein MSLEEDGSVKCPPEPAASQRWKFLLFYLCFYGFMTQLRPGESFITPYLRSTEKNFTREEVTNEITPVLSYSYLAVLVPIFLLTDYLRYKPVLVLQSLSHISIWLLLIYGTTVLAMQFMEFFYGITMAARVAYSSYIFSLVTPACYQHAASYSRSAVLLGVFASSVLGQLCLSLAGATYMTLNYISLGFMLFGLVLTLFLQQPKRSLFFNRPPTASPAELDRMQPGGGEPPPTLPRWRRFALARMLAEVGAMARLPQLRLWSLWWIFNSAGYYLMLYYAPVLWDKIYPALDKRTVYNGGVDAAATLLGAITAFAAGYVKIPWALWSELLIGCVTAFQTGLLLLMSTTANIWLCYVAYILCRGSHQFLVPIAIFQIATSLSKELCALVFGINTFFATVLKTIITIIVSDRRGLALSVHLQFYVYSSYFALLTVAYLVAAACGAMRQHQHQRQLSQEPALAKELCSPLEEVAGKGKSSEPGSVVV; encoded by the exons atgTCTCTGGAGGAAGATGGCTCTGTGAAGTGCCCCCCTgaacctgcagccagccagcggTGGAAATTCCTCCTCTTCTACCTCTGCTTTTATGGCTTCATGACCCAGCTCAGGCCTGGGGAGAGCTTCATCACCCCCTACCTGCGGAGCACCGAGAAGAATTTCACCCGGGAAGAG GTGACCAATGAGATCACACCCGTCCTGTCGTACTCCTACCTGGCCGTGCTGGTGCCCATCTTCCTGCTGACGGACTATCTACGCTACAAGCCGGTGCTGGTGCTGCAGAGCCTCAGCCACATCTCCATCTGGTTGCTGCTCATCTACGGCACCACCGTCCTGGCCATGCAGTTCATGGAGTTCTTCTACGGCATCACCATGGCGGCCCGCGTGGCCTACTCCTCCTACATCTTCTCCCTGGTCACGCCCGCCTGCTACCAGCACGCGGCCAGCTACTCCCGCTCCGCCGTGCTCCTGGGGGTCTTCGCCAGCTCGGtgctgggccagctctgcctcAGCCTGGCCGGGGCCACCTACATGACGCTCAACTACATCTCCCTGGGCTTCATGCTCTTCGGGCTCGTGCTGACGCTCTTCCTGCAGCAGCCCAAGCGCAGCCTCTTCTTCAACCGCCCCCCCACTGCCTCGCCCGCGGAGCTGGACAGGATGCAGCCGGGCGGGGGCGAGCCGCCCCCCACGCTGCCCCGCTGGCGCCGCTTCGCCCTGGCCCGCATGCTGGCGGAGGTCGGCGCCATGGCCCGCCTGCCCCAGCTGCGCCTCTGGTCCCTCTGGTGGATCTTCAACTCTGCTGGCTACTATCTCATGCTGTACTACGCGCCCGTCCTGTGGGACAAGATTTACCCGGCCCTGGACAAGCGCACGGTCTACAACGGCGGGGTGGACGCAGCCGCCACGCTGCTCG GCGCCATCACCGCCTTTGCTGCGGGCTATGTGAAGATCCCCTGGGCGCTGTGGTCGGAGCTGTTGATTGGCTGTGTGACGGCCTTCCAGaccgggctgctgctgctgatgagcaCCACCGCCAACATCTGGCTGTGCTACGTTGCCTACATCCTGTGCAGGGGCTCCCACCAGTTCCTGGTGCCCATTGCCAT TTTCCAGATCGCCACCTCCCTCTCCAAGGAGCTCTGCGCCCTGGTGTTCGGCATCAACACCTTCTTCGCCACCGTCCTCAAGACCATCATCACCATCATTGTATCTGATAGGCGAGGCCTGGCCTTGTCAGTGCACCTGCAG TTCTACGTGTACTCTTCCTACTTCGCGCTGCTGACGGTGGCGTACCTCGTGGCCGCGGCGTGCGGGGCCATGcggcagcaccagcaccagcgcCAGCTGTCCCAGGAGCCGGCCTTGGCCAAGGAGCTCTGCAGCCCGCTGGAGGAGgtagcagggaaggggaagagctcGGAGCCGGGCAGCGTGGTCGTCTGA